CCGCGCCAACCACCACGGGGGTCCCGCCAGCTAGAACAGGGTTGTGCGAACGTTAAACGCCTTGATCACGGCGCGCAACTCGGCGGTCGTCAACCCATTGCTGGGGGAGCCGCAGGCGGTGTTGGCCTGGTCGTACATGGCGCCGGTTTCGGCGTATTCGATCAGGTCCACGGCCTTCAAAGGCCCGTTCTCCGACCGGACTATGAGGCCGTGTTTGGACCACAGCACAACCCTGTGGGCGCGCAGCGCCCGCACCGAAGCGGCCGCCAACTTGTCCGAACCGGGCACCATGAACGGCAGCACCGCGACCCCTTCCGGCAGTTGGACCACGGTCTCCGGCTCCCAGCGCAGGATGCGCCGCGAGAAGGCGGCGGAGGACCCCAGATCGGGCCGGTGCGTCAGCGCCACCAAGTGGGGCGGTTGCGCGTGGACCACGGCGTGAAGCGCCGCGCGGTCGCCTCCAGCGCGAGCGTCACCCGGCTCGGCCGGGTACTTTCCCCGCGCCACCTGATCCTGGTGGATCGCCAAATGCGAGTTGAATTCGCTGGTGGGGCGGGTGAACGCCCGCCCTGGGCCGGAGCGGAGCGCGGCCTGGCACCCGTCGGCCCCGATCACAACGGCGGCGAGGTTCGCCGTCGGCGCTCCGCCGATCTCCCGGAGGCGGCACCCT
The Bifidobacteriaceae bacterium genome window above contains:
- a CDS encoding class II aldolase/adducin family protein, whose translation is MINPTGSPTGVAELASTVAEMGAAGSRLDAIHACEAGAGNISVAAPAFDGLEELFPDSEAYELPMAAPALAGWTVLVTGSGCRLREIGGAPTANLAAVVIGADGCQAALRSGPGRAFTRPTSEFNSHLAIHQDQVARGKYPAEPGDARAGGDRAALHAVVHAQPPHLVALTHRPDLGSSAAFSRRILRWEPETVVQLPEGVAVLPFMVPGSDKLAAASVRALRAHRVVLWSKHGLIVRSENGPLKAVDLIEYAETGAMYDQANTACGSPSNGLTTAELRAVIKAFNVRTTLF